The genome window TCGGCGACCTTGGCCTCGGCCTGGGCTTCGCGCAGTTCGCCGCGGGCGATGCCGGCGTTGATCTGGGCGTTTTCCCGCAGTTCGGCACTGATGGCCTGGGGCCCCAGGGCGGCGCGGCGACTGGCTTCGTGTTCGCGCAGGCTCAGTTGCTGCTGGCGTGTCTGGACCACGGCCCGGGCCTTCTCCACCGCCGCCTCGAAACGCTCGCGGTCGATGCTCAACAATAGATCACCAGCCTTGACCTGCTGGTTATCCACAGCCTTGAGCTCGCGCACCCAGCCCGACACGTCGGGTGCGATCACCACCACGTCGGCGCGGATCCGCGCATCGCGAGTCCAGGGCGTGAGCATGTAGTACTGCCACAGGTGAAAGCCGGCGAAGATCGCCACCGCCACCATGCACAGCGTGACGGCGACACGTACGGAAGTACGCATGTTCAACTCCTATAG of Pseudomonas fluorescens contains these proteins:
- a CDS encoding HlyD family secretion protein; this translates as MRTSVRVAVTLCMVAVAIFAGFHLWQYYMLTPWTRDARIRADVVVIAPDVSGWVRELKAVDNQQVKAGDLLLSIDRERFEAAVEKARAVVQTRQQQLSLREHEASRRAALGPQAISAELRENAQINAGIARGELREAQAEAKVAELNLARSQVLAPRSGHITNLRLAEGNYVNAGQPVMALIDDSTFYVQAYFEETKLPRIRVGDPVKIWLMSAGHALEGHVESISRGITDRNTNPDAQLLAEVEPTFNWVRLAQRIPVRIKLDKVPEGVNLSAGMTASVQVQEGQQ